In one Sphingobacterium daejeonense genomic region, the following are encoded:
- a CDS encoding M48 family metallopeptidase: MKRITKYAAMMLLGATLVGCATSAITGRRYLKLVDSKTINDQAALAYKDFLSKNSSKVETGSAAATQVKRVGNRIAQATNEYLRQIGAADKFNFNWEFNLIESDQVNAWCMPGGKVAVYTGILPVAKNDAGLATVMGHEIAHAIEEHSVSQVSNAMAAQLGAQLLNAAGTISNSRYTGIINQVYGIGYQVGSLKFSRNDELAADRAGLILMAMAGYNPEEAVGFWERMSQGKKGSTPEFLSTHPSDARRISQLQAMIPEAMKYYKK; the protein is encoded by the coding sequence ATGAAACGAATTACAAAATATGCTGCCATGATGCTTTTAGGAGCTACTTTGGTAGGTTGCGCTACTTCCGCAATCACTGGACGTAGGTACTTAAAATTAGTTGATTCCAAGACCATAAACGATCAAGCCGCTTTGGCTTATAAGGACTTTTTGAGTAAAAACAGCTCTAAAGTTGAAACAGGATCTGCAGCAGCAACGCAGGTAAAAAGAGTAGGTAATAGAATTGCTCAAGCAACAAATGAATACTTAAGGCAGATTGGGGCTGCTGATAAATTCAATTTCAACTGGGAATTCAATCTTATCGAAAGTGACCAAGTAAATGCTTGGTGTATGCCAGGTGGTAAAGTAGCAGTGTATACTGGTATTTTGCCAGTAGCAAAAAATGATGCCGGATTAGCAACAGTTATGGGACACGAAATTGCACACGCAATCGAAGAACATTCAGTTTCTCAAGTATCGAATGCTATGGCTGCTCAATTGGGTGCGCAATTATTAAATGCTGCTGGAACAATCAGTAACAGTAGATATACAGGTATTATCAACCAAGTGTATGGAATTGGTTACCAAGTAGGATCATTGAAATTCTCACGTAACGATGAGTTGGCTGCAGATAGAGCAGGACTAATCTTGATGGCAATGGCAGGTTATAACCCTGAAGAAGCTGTCGGTTTCTGGGAAAGAATGTCGCAAGGTAAAAAAGGTAGCACTCCTGAATTCTTAAGCACTCACCCAAGCGATGCAAGACGTATCAGCCAATTGCAGGCAATGATACCGGAAGCAATGAAGTATTATAAGAAGTAA
- a CDS encoding ABC transporter ATP-binding protein yields the protein MELKIQNLTKTYNNGVKALDDVNLEIGPGMFGLLGPNGAGKSSLMRTIATLQSPDSGSIQFGDIDVLNDNNALRRVLGYLPQEFGVYPNLSAEELLNYFADLKGISNRKDRNKIVESVLQITNLYDFRNKSVSGYSGGMKQRFGIAQMLLNDPKLIIVDEPTAGLDPAERHRFLNVLREIGAQHTVIFSTHIVDDVRELCHELAIMNGGKVLFRGSTQQGTDSLNGKIWKKKIDRADFDAENLKYNIISSNYNQDNSLNIRVYHDTLPDESFSPATPILEDVYFVTLKSDKVNV from the coding sequence ATGGAACTTAAGATTCAGAATTTAACGAAGACATATAACAACGGAGTCAAGGCTTTGGATGATGTAAACTTGGAGATTGGTCCGGGTATGTTTGGTTTACTGGGGCCTAATGGTGCTGGAAAATCATCATTGATGCGTACCATTGCAACTTTGCAAAGCCCTGACAGCGGTAGCATTCAATTTGGTGACATAGATGTGCTAAATGATAACAATGCCTTGAGAAGGGTATTGGGATATTTGCCGCAAGAATTTGGTGTTTATCCTAATCTGAGTGCTGAGGAATTGTTGAATTACTTTGCTGATTTGAAAGGAATCAGTAATAGAAAAGATAGAAACAAGATTGTTGAAAGTGTCCTTCAGATCACTAACCTTTATGATTTCAGAAATAAAAGTGTAAGCGGTTATTCAGGCGGTATGAAGCAACGGTTTGGTATTGCGCAGATGTTACTGAATGATCCAAAACTAATTATTGTCGATGAACCTACTGCTGGTTTGGACCCTGCAGAAAGACATCGATTTTTGAATGTTCTAAGAGAGATTGGTGCTCAACATACCGTTATTTTTTCTACGCACATTGTTGATGACGTGCGCGAACTGTGCCATGAGCTGGCTATTATGAATGGCGGAAAGGTACTTTTCCGTGGAAGCACTCAACAAGGGACCGATTCTCTCAACGGGAAAATATGGAAAAAGAAAATTGACAGGGCAGACTTTGATGCTGAAAATCTAAAATATAATATTATCTCCTCCAATTATAACCAGGACAACAGCTTGAATATTCGGGTATACCATGATACCTTACCTGATGAATCATTTAGTCCGGCAACTCCAATTTTGGAGGATGTTTATTTTGTTACCCTTAAAAGTGATAAAGTAAATGTTTAG
- a CDS encoding ABC transporter permease has product MFSTIFLFEIKRWLKQPVFYVYCAIYFALAFFTVISNLGAFDAITSTTSDPVYVNSPIKIAGFLNSFATLIYFLLPTIIGASVYRDYLYNMHTLLFSYPLSKFNYLTAKFLSSLVVVTFIAFLCVVAYYLAQFYPGINKELLGPNNPRAYLEGFFITVVPNFILFGSIIFALVTFSRNIYVGFVFVLVLFLLQSLLDVVTQNVDNRYLVALLDPFGFQPLMYYSRYWSVEEQNNNFVPIQGVLFYNRLIWLAVASIFFGIVYYKFSFSQLGISFKKSKGGARMIKDNFGSILKIDLPKVNFDYSFLSNIKLSWRLSNIDFKFLVKNWTFYILLLIAVLFVLIVISVSGEMFGTNTYPVTWQVLIAMGSIYGFFLSIMIFLFSGMLVHKSRQTNMFLLIESTAVPNWVLLLSKVIALVKLVYLVMLVCMINGIVYQVYKGYFNFEIGHYSYELFVLYPIKFLYLILFAFFIQNLFKNYFVGFIVCLIFYFALPFLPRIGVEQMIFIPNADPSYNYSDMNGYGDIRHFIYYRIYWILFGLVLFGLTLLLWRRGIISNLGEKFKSFFTRLKPAIYIPTLLALAGFIGLGYSIYVEKNVNQPNYSNKESEMHQVDYEKKYKKYDGRPIPRLIDSKVAIDIDPKNRNFVANANFTYVNKTGVPIDTIFMNMSPNILIDAKFHQGAKKILKDSVLAIEIYQLSKALNPGDTLKIDYQIKNKPNNFLFDRSEVLANGTFMNNLMFPVLSYNETGELADNRVRKNMVFLIREECRILGIVQNWAIIIYLKMQIGLTLKLPLVPVLIRLQSLRDICRKNGKKTESDISITKWMHRF; this is encoded by the coding sequence ATGTTTAGTACGATTTTTCTATTCGAAATAAAACGTTGGTTGAAGCAACCCGTGTTTTATGTGTATTGTGCCATTTATTTTGCACTGGCCTTTTTTACCGTCATTTCAAATCTTGGCGCTTTCGATGCTATTACAAGCACTACTTCAGATCCAGTTTATGTGAACTCTCCTATAAAAATTGCAGGGTTTCTGAATAGTTTTGCAACATTAATCTATTTTCTGCTTCCAACCATAATAGGTGCATCAGTATACAGAGATTACCTATATAATATGCATACCTTATTGTTCTCTTACCCTTTGAGTAAGTTTAACTACCTAACTGCAAAGTTTTTGAGCTCGTTGGTGGTCGTTACTTTTATAGCTTTTCTATGTGTCGTAGCATATTATCTTGCGCAATTCTATCCGGGGATAAACAAAGAATTGTTGGGTCCAAATAATCCTAGAGCTTACTTGGAAGGTTTCTTTATTACGGTAGTTCCCAATTTTATTTTATTTGGAAGCATCATATTTGCTTTAGTAACCTTCAGCAGGAATATTTATGTGGGATTTGTTTTTGTATTGGTGTTGTTCTTATTGCAATCCTTATTGGATGTAGTCACACAAAATGTAGACAATAGATATCTAGTTGCTTTATTGGATCCATTTGGATTCCAGCCTTTAATGTACTATTCTCGATACTGGAGTGTAGAAGAGCAAAACAATAATTTTGTTCCTATACAAGGGGTATTATTTTACAATAGATTGATCTGGCTTGCCGTAGCCTCTATATTTTTTGGAATAGTATATTACAAATTCAGTTTTTCTCAATTGGGTATATCCTTTAAAAAGTCTAAAGGAGGTGCTCGAATGATAAAGGATAATTTCGGCAGTATCCTAAAAATTGATTTGCCTAAAGTAAATTTCGACTATAGTTTTTTGTCAAACATAAAACTGAGCTGGCGACTTTCCAATATTGATTTCAAATTTCTGGTAAAAAATTGGACCTTCTATATATTGTTGCTGATTGCAGTTTTATTTGTCCTGATTGTGATTTCTGTATCCGGAGAAATGTTCGGTACAAACACCTATCCGGTGACATGGCAAGTATTGATTGCTATGGGGAGTATTTATGGGTTTTTCTTGAGTATCATGATTTTCCTATTCTCCGGAATGTTGGTCCATAAATCTAGACAGACCAATATGTTTTTGTTGATAGAATCCACGGCAGTTCCAAATTGGGTGTTGTTGTTATCCAAAGTTATTGCATTGGTAAAATTAGTGTACTTAGTTATGCTAGTTTGCATGATCAATGGAATTGTCTATCAGGTTTATAAAGGGTACTTTAATTTTGAAATCGGACATTATTCCTATGAGTTATTTGTCCTTTATCCAATCAAGTTTTTATATCTAATTCTGTTCGCATTCTTTATTCAGAATCTATTTAAGAATTATTTTGTAGGATTCATTGTGTGTTTGATTTTTTATTTTGCATTACCATTTTTACCAAGAATTGGGGTCGAGCAAATGATTTTTATTCCAAACGCCGATCCGTCCTACAATTATTCAGACATGAATGGTTATGGCGATATCAGACATTTTATCTATTACCGTATTTATTGGATTTTATTTGGGTTGGTCTTATTTGGATTGACATTGCTCTTGTGGAGAAGGGGGATTATCTCTAATCTAGGTGAAAAATTTAAATCCTTTTTCACTAGACTAAAGCCTGCTATCTATATACCTACTTTGTTAGCATTAGCTGGATTCATAGGGCTTGGTTATTCCATATATGTTGAGAAGAATGTAAATCAGCCTAACTATTCCAATAAAGAGTCTGAAATGCATCAAGTTGATTATGAGAAGAAGTACAAGAAGTATGACGGGAGACCTATTCCTAGGTTAATAGATTCAAAAGTTGCTATCGACATTGATCCAAAAAATAGAAACTTTGTTGCTAATGCTAACTTTACCTACGTAAATAAGACTGGGGTGCCTATTGATACCATCTTTATGAATATGTCACCAAATATCTTAATCGATGCTAAATTTCATCAAGGAGCGAAAAAGATACTTAAAGATTCCGTTCTTGCCATCGAGATATATCAGTTGAGTAAAGCATTGAACCCTGGTGATACTCTCAAGATTGATTATCAAATTAAGAATAAGCCTAATAACTTTCTATTTGACCGTTCTGAAGTTTTGGCAAATGGAACTTTTATGAACAATTTAATGTTCCCTGTCTTGAGTTATAATGAAACAGGGGAGTTGGCTGACAATAGGGTTAGGAAAAATATGGTCTTCCTGATAAGAGAAGAATGCCGGATCCTCGGGATAGTTCAAAATTGGGCAATAATTATATATCTCAAGATGCAGATTGGATTGACTTTGAAGCTACCATTAGTACCAGTCCTGATCAGATTGCAATCGCTCCGGGATATTTGCAGAAAGAATGGGAAAAAGACGGAAAGCGATATTTCCATTACAAAATGGATGCACCGATTTTGA
- a CDS encoding M1 family aminopeptidase, which produces MDAPILNFYSFMSAKYEVKKEKYKGKDLEIYYHKGHEYNLDRIMASMKKSLDYFESNYGPYQFRQMRIIEFPKTMGTFAQAFANTVPFSEGIGFIAKVDENDPNAVDYPYSVVSHEFAHQWWAHQAIGAFAQGSTMMSESLSEYSSLKVLEHTYGKGQMKRFLKDALDNYLLGRSNEIIRENPLMFNENQGYIHYNKGSLVMYALSDYLGEQKFNDFLKAYLSKVKFQNPPYTTSIEFVDMLKPVVPDSLQYLVTDLIETVTIYDNKVKDVKVNPLSNGKYEVEMDYQVSKYRTDPFGKRMYEDVKGTALSVKDGKKNIQSLPLKDYVEVAVYGKPVKQGEFEVDNPLYLKKIKIDKINNKFKMVLDKMPYEVGVDPDNKLLDTDSNDNRKKI; this is translated from the coding sequence ATGGATGCACCGATTTTGAATTTTTATTCTTTTATGTCCGCTAAATATGAGGTCAAGAAAGAAAAATATAAGGGTAAGGATTTGGAAATCTATTATCATAAAGGACACGAATATAATTTGGATCGAATCATGGCATCGATGAAGAAATCGTTGGATTATTTTGAATCCAATTATGGTCCTTATCAATTCCGTCAGATGCGAATCATCGAATTCCCTAAGACTATGGGTACCTTCGCTCAAGCATTTGCCAATACTGTTCCTTTTTCTGAGGGCATAGGATTTATTGCGAAAGTTGATGAAAATGACCCTAACGCCGTTGATTATCCCTATTCTGTAGTATCACATGAGTTTGCTCATCAATGGTGGGCCCATCAAGCTATTGGTGCATTTGCTCAAGGGTCAACAATGATGTCGGAATCATTGTCAGAATATAGCTCATTGAAAGTTCTTGAACATACCTATGGAAAAGGACAGATGAAAAGATTCTTAAAAGATGCATTGGATAATTACTTGTTAGGAAGATCAAATGAGATCATTCGAGAAAACCCATTGATGTTCAATGAAAATCAAGGTTATATTCATTACAATAAAGGTTCTTTAGTAATGTATGCTTTGAGTGACTACCTTGGTGAGCAAAAGTTCAATGATTTCTTGAAAGCTTATTTGTCGAAGGTGAAATTTCAAAATCCACCATATACCACCTCGATTGAATTTGTTGATATGCTGAAGCCTGTAGTACCAGATTCTCTGCAATATTTGGTAACTGACCTTATAGAAACGGTAACTATTTATGACAATAAGGTCAAAGATGTAAAAGTCAATCCTCTTTCCAATGGCAAGTATGAAGTGGAGATGGATTATCAAGTTTCAAAATATAGAACAGATCCATTCGGAAAAAGGATGTATGAAGATGTGAAAGGTACTGCATTATCTGTGAAGGATGGCAAGAAAAATATACAGTCATTGCCATTAAAAGATTATGTGGAAGTTGCGGTTTATGGTAAACCAGTTAAGCAAGGAGAATTTGAGGTAGATAATCCATTATATTTAAAAAAGATCAAAATTGATAAGATCAATAATAAATTTAAGATGGTGCTGGACAAAATGCCTTATGAAGTTGGAGTAGATCCCGACAATAAACTTTTGGATACTGACTCCAATGATAATAGAAAGAAAATTTAA
- a CDS encoding AAA family ATPase yields MNIQDLIIKDKDQVLLQDVFLSDENREQIDQLIKEHKYLEDLKSYGLPVSNKVLLYGHSGCGKTTTAKAIANSLGKPLIILNLSNVINSRIGETSQNVKQVFDRAARDKGVLFLDEFDQLGKARGDDDNDVGEMRRLVNSIIQQIDYLPDEVLLICATNHIDIIDSALIRRFQFRIQYEMPSDEALNQYYDSLLARFPEELHPKSRRYGISYAEAKDSLFAVVKSNLIKKLDMKGRFL; encoded by the coding sequence ATGAATATTCAGGACCTTATTATCAAGGACAAAGACCAAGTTTTACTTCAAGACGTGTTTTTAAGTGATGAAAACCGAGAACAAATCGATCAGTTAATTAAAGAACACAAATATCTTGAGGATTTAAAGAGTTATGGTCTACCGGTAAGTAATAAGGTCCTGTTATATGGCCATTCCGGTTGTGGCAAAACAACAACGGCAAAGGCAATTGCAAATAGTCTGGGAAAACCATTGATCATTTTAAATCTCAGCAATGTAATTAACTCTAGGATAGGTGAGACTTCGCAAAATGTGAAGCAGGTCTTTGACCGAGCAGCACGAGACAAAGGAGTTTTATTCTTGGATGAGTTTGACCAATTGGGAAAAGCACGTGGCGATGACGACAATGATGTTGGTGAGATGAGAAGACTGGTGAATTCGATCATTCAGCAAATAGATTACTTGCCGGATGAAGTTCTGCTCATCTGTGCGACAAATCACATTGATATTATAGATTCTGCCTTGATTAGAAGGTTTCAATTTCGAATTCAGTATGAGATGCCTTCAGATGAAGCCTTGAACCAATACTATGATTCTTTACTGGCTAGATTTCCTGAAGAACTTCATCCTAAATCCAGGCGATATGGAATATCTTATGCAGAGGCAAAGGATAGCTTATTCGCTGTTGTCAAATCCAATCTGATCAAAAAGTTGGATATGAAAGGCAGATTTTTGTAA
- a CDS encoding Na+/H+ antiporter NhaC family protein: MFLGDFYALPVLVVFVIALFVAFFQFPKKNFNEKLASFAKGSGDENILIMILIFLLAGAFGELSKNIGAISSTINFALTYIPPQFVIAGLFLVSCFISTSLGTSVGTIVALAPIAVGLEENIAGIMPIALASVIGGSMFGDNLSFISDTTIAATRTQNVAMKEKFRVNFKLVLPVAIIVMIIYGLQGFNMLNNAHDMQIGDYELIKILPYIIVFILALSGLSVIWTLGVGILSAAIIGISTGSIDFLSILKSINDGFAGMFELSILCLIIGGVVGIIRMNGGIDYLLHVVTKKINSKKRAELSIAFLVSLVNLAIANNTITIVIVGPIAKDISDENGLNGGRVASILDTISCFIQGLVPYGAQILAALAAANVVLSEEGKSLLSPIDIMQYLYYPVLMGLVAFLFIIFRKDKKEAQLT, from the coding sequence ATATTTTTAGGAGATTTTTATGCACTCCCTGTTTTAGTTGTATTTGTAATAGCTCTATTTGTTGCTTTCTTCCAGTTTCCTAAAAAGAATTTCAACGAGAAATTAGCAAGTTTTGCAAAAGGCTCTGGGGATGAGAACATCCTGATCATGATCTTGATTTTCTTATTGGCAGGTGCGTTTGGGGAGTTGTCAAAAAATATCGGTGCAATATCCTCCACGATCAATTTTGCCCTCACCTACATTCCTCCACAATTTGTCATAGCAGGACTATTCTTGGTTTCTTGTTTTATTTCTACTTCATTGGGTACGTCAGTAGGAACTATCGTCGCCCTCGCTCCTATTGCTGTGGGACTCGAAGAGAACATAGCCGGGATTATGCCTATTGCATTGGCATCCGTCATTGGTGGATCAATGTTTGGTGATAATTTATCTTTCATCTCTGACACTACAATTGCAGCTACCAGAACTCAGAATGTTGCAATGAAAGAAAAATTCAGAGTCAACTTTAAATTAGTACTTCCTGTTGCCATTATTGTAATGATAATCTATGGACTCCAAGGATTTAACATGCTGAATAATGCACATGATATGCAAATTGGCGATTACGAATTGATTAAAATATTACCTTATATCATAGTCTTTATATTGGCTTTATCAGGTTTGAGCGTAATTTGGACTTTAGGTGTAGGAATTCTGAGTGCTGCAATTATCGGAATATCCACAGGATCCATTGATTTTCTTTCTATCCTAAAATCGATCAATGATGGTTTTGCTGGAATGTTTGAGTTGAGTATTCTCTGTTTGATTATCGGTGGCGTTGTCGGAATTATTAGAATGAACGGTGGAATAGATTATTTACTTCATGTGGTAACCAAAAAAATCAATTCGAAGAAAAGAGCTGAATTGAGCATTGCATTTTTGGTAAGTTTAGTGAATTTAGCGATTGCAAATAATACCATTACCATTGTCATTGTAGGTCCTATTGCAAAAGATATTTCAGATGAGAATGGGCTAAATGGTGGTCGGGTTGCCAGTATTTTGGACACGATTTCTTGTTTCATCCAGGGATTAGTACCTTATGGTGCACAAATTTTAGCTGCATTGGCAGCAGCGAACGTGGTGCTTTCTGAAGAAGGTAAGAGTCTCCTTTCGCCGATCGATATTATGCAATATCTATATTATCCAGTGTTGATGGGATTGGTAGCCTTTTTATTTATCATTTTCAGAAAGGACAAAAAAGAAGCTCAATTAACATAA
- a CDS encoding alanine/glycine:cation symporter family protein, with translation MDNIISSISNLVWSEVFIYLCLCTGLYFSFRTGFLQIAYLKDMLRLLFAKKKSDEGISSFQAFALAISGRVGTGNIIGVATAIFYGGPGAIFWMWIIAFLGSASAFVEATLGQLYKQKEGNEFRGGPAFYIEKGLGVKWYAAIFAILTIISAGLLLPGVQSNAIASSAFNAYAIPTNYTGIGIVVLLILIIFGGVKRLGTVAEFVVPFMAGGYIIMTLVIIAMNYHQIPEVFSLIFSSAFSLDATFGGIIGMAIAWGVKRGIYSNEAGQGTAPHAAAAAEVSHPAQQGLVQAFSVYVDTLFVCTATALMILFTGMYNVTEVNEAGQPTTLLVENLPGVDYNGFTQAAVSHHFPGFGNGFVAIALFFFAFTTIMAYFYYADTNIAYLVKNEKTRKIVGWIFKIVFLSTVYFGTVRTADTAWAIGDIGVGLMAWTNIIAILLLSKTAMKVWKDYKTKRKQGMEVLDLIQKQ, from the coding sequence ATGGATAATATCATTTCCTCGATCTCCAATCTAGTGTGGAGCGAAGTCTTCATTTATTTGTGCTTATGCACAGGACTCTACTTTTCTTTTCGTACAGGATTTCTTCAAATAGCATATTTAAAAGACATGTTGCGTTTGCTTTTTGCAAAGAAAAAGTCAGACGAAGGTATTTCCTCTTTTCAGGCATTTGCTTTGGCAATTTCTGGTCGTGTTGGCACTGGAAATATCATCGGTGTGGCAACTGCTATATTTTACGGTGGACCAGGGGCAATTTTCTGGATGTGGATTATTGCTTTTTTAGGATCTGCATCGGCATTTGTTGAAGCAACATTAGGACAATTGTACAAGCAGAAAGAAGGTAATGAATTTAGAGGTGGACCAGCATTCTACATAGAAAAGGGACTAGGAGTAAAATGGTATGCTGCCATCTTTGCGATTTTAACAATCATCAGTGCTGGATTACTATTACCAGGAGTACAAAGTAACGCAATTGCTTCTTCAGCTTTCAATGCATACGCTATACCGACTAATTATACAGGGATTGGAATTGTTGTTTTACTAATCTTAATAATTTTTGGCGGAGTAAAACGACTTGGTACAGTTGCAGAATTCGTTGTTCCATTTATGGCTGGAGGTTATATAATTATGACTTTGGTAATAATAGCCATGAATTACCATCAAATTCCTGAGGTATTTAGTTTAATCTTTAGCAGTGCATTTAGTTTAGATGCTACTTTTGGAGGTATTATCGGTATGGCCATAGCTTGGGGAGTGAAACGTGGGATTTATTCCAATGAAGCGGGACAAGGTACAGCACCACATGCCGCGGCTGCTGCTGAAGTATCACATCCAGCACAGCAAGGTCTTGTACAAGCCTTCTCAGTATATGTAGATACCTTATTTGTATGTACTGCAACAGCTCTAATGATATTATTTACAGGGATGTACAATGTAACAGAAGTCAATGAAGCAGGGCAACCGACTACATTATTAGTTGAAAACTTACCTGGAGTTGATTATAATGGATTTACCCAAGCTGCAGTATCACATCACTTCCCTGGTTTTGGAAATGGATTTGTTGCTATCGCACTATTCTTCTTCGCGTTTACAACCATTATGGCTTACTTCTATTATGCAGATACCAATATTGCATACCTCGTTAAAAATGAAAAAACAAGAAAAATAGTCGGTTGGATTTTTAAGATTGTATTCCTTTCGACAGTATATTTTGGAACAGTTAGAACAGCTGATACCGCATGGGCAATTGGTGATATTGGTGTGGGTCTGATGGCATGGACCAATATAATTGCTATCCTTTTGCTTAGTAAAACAGCCATGAAAGTATGGAAAGATTACAAAACCAAAAGAAAACAAGGTATGGAAGTTCTAGATTTGATCCAAAAGCAATAG
- a CDS encoding PEGA domain-containing protein, protein MKTKISIALASILLLTTSCATVFTGSKQSVLIKSNPSGALIEVNGVEQGTTPANIELKKGFSGQIITLTKEGFKSHTFTPATTFNPVTVVNLLFLPGFIIDAATGAMMKYDPIFYEINLKPEDQQL, encoded by the coding sequence ATGAAAACAAAAATCTCAATTGCACTAGCTTCTATTTTATTATTAACTACGTCGTGCGCAACTGTTTTTACAGGATCTAAACAAAGTGTCCTCATCAAATCAAATCCCAGTGGAGCATTAATCGAAGTCAATGGTGTTGAACAAGGGACTACTCCAGCTAACATCGAATTAAAAAAAGGATTTTCTGGACAAATAATCACCTTAACAAAAGAAGGTTTTAAAAGCCATACATTCACACCTGCCACAACATTCAATCCTGTAACCGTCGTCAACTTATTGTTCTTGCCAGGATTTATTATCGATGCTGCTACGGGTGCAATGATGAAATACGACCCAATTTTCTACGAAATAAACCTCAAACCCGAAGACCAACAACTATAA
- a CDS encoding ABC-F family ATP-binding cassette domain-containing protein, with protein MINVSNLSLRYGKRVLFEDVNLKFTPGNCYGIIGANGAGKSTFLKIISGEVDPTSGSVAFTPGERMSVLNQNHYAFDEFPVIETVMMGNQELYKVMKEKDEIYMKEDFSDADGERAGELESLFAEMDGWNAESNAATLLSNLGIKEELHHKLVKELDGNEKVRVLLAQALFGNPDILILDEPTNDLDINTIAWLEDFLASYEAIVLVVSHDRHFLDAVCTHIVDIDFGKMTIYTGNYSFWYESSQLALKQRADQNKKMEDKVKELQEFIRRFSANASKSKQATSRKKALDKINIEDIKPSNRKYPAIMFNMMDREPGDQILTVENLGKTINGEVYFKNISFMVNKGDKIAILAENNLVTSAFYDILTGRDKDYVGEFKWGITITPADMPIDNAEFFEGKNENLVDWLRDYTTKPDADEQFIRGFLGKMLFSGEEVLKKCSVLSGGEKMRCMFSRMMLQGANFLIFDEPTNHLDLESITALNNGMSDFRGSVLFTSRDHELTQTVANRVIELTPNGIIDKLMSYDEYINSDAVKAQREEMYK; from the coding sequence ATGATTAACGTTTCGAATTTATCTCTTCGCTATGGCAAACGTGTCCTTTTCGAAGATGTCAACTTAAAGTTCACTCCTGGAAACTGTTATGGTATTATTGGAGCGAACGGTGCCGGAAAATCAACATTTTTAAAAATCATTTCTGGAGAAGTAGATCCAACGTCAGGTTCAGTAGCCTTTACGCCAGGAGAGCGTATGTCTGTTTTGAACCAGAACCACTATGCATTCGATGAGTTCCCTGTTATCGAAACGGTAATGATGGGAAACCAAGAACTATATAAGGTCATGAAGGAGAAAGATGAAATCTATATGAAAGAAGATTTCTCTGATGCCGATGGTGAAAGAGCTGGTGAGTTGGAAAGTCTGTTTGCAGAAATGGACGGATGGAATGCTGAAAGTAATGCTGCGACCTTATTGAGTAACTTAGGTATTAAAGAAGAACTACACCACAAATTAGTTAAAGAACTGGATGGTAATGAAAAAGTTCGTGTTTTATTAGCACAAGCTTTATTTGGAAATCCTGATATCTTAATTCTGGATGAGCCTACCAACGACTTGGATATCAATACCATCGCTTGGTTGGAAGATTTCTTAGCTAGTTATGAGGCAATTGTTTTAGTAGTTTCTCACGACCGTCACTTCTTGGATGCGGTATGTACTCATATCGTCGATATTGACTTTGGTAAAATGACTATCTACACAGGTAACTATAGTTTCTGGTATGAGTCATCACAATTGGCATTGAAACAACGTGCCGACCAAAACAAGAAAATGGAAGACAAGGTTAAGGAATTGCAGGAGTTTATCCGTCGATTCTCAGCCAATGCTTCGAAATCTAAACAAGCAACTTCTCGTAAGAAAGCATTAGACAAGATCAATATCGAAGACATTAAGCCTTCGAACAGAAAATATCCAGCTATCATGTTCAATATGATGGACAGAGAGCCTGGAGACCAAATATTGACCGTAGAGAACCTCGGCAAAACCATTAACGGTGAAGTTTACTTCAAGAATATCAGTTTTATGGTTAATAAAGGCGATAAAATTGCGATCCTTGCTGAAAATAACTTGGTAACTTCTGCATTCTACGATATTCTTACGGGTAGAGATAAAGATTATGTAGGTGAATTCAAATGGGGTATTACAATTACACCAGCAGATATGCCTATTGACAATGCTGAATTTTTTGAAGGTAAAAATGAGAACTTGGTTGATTGGTTGAGGGATTATACCACAAAACCTGATGCTGATGAGCAATTTATCCGTGGATTCTTGGGTAAAATGTTGTTCTCAGGGGAAGAGGTTCTTAAAAAATGCTCAGTTTTATCCGGAGGTGAGAAAATGCGCTGTATGTTTTCAAGGATGATGTTGCAAGGAGCAAACTTCTTGATTTTTGATGAACCAACCAACCACTTGGATTTGGAATCCATTACTGCATTGAACAACGGTATGAGTGACTTTAGAGGATCTGTATTATTTACCTCACGAGATCATGAGTTGACACAAACAGTGGCAAATCGCGTAATTGAATTGACTCCAAATGGAATCATTGATAAATTGATGAGTTACGATGAATACATTAACTCGGATGCTGTAAAAGCTCAAAGAGAAGAAATGTATAAATAA